A single region of the Rhizobium sp. NLR16a genome encodes:
- a CDS encoding CbtA family protein, translating into MVGKLLLRGMLAGLIAGILVFAFAHTFGEPLVDAAIAFEEASAQAAGEAAEPEIVSRATQAGLGLFTGVMAYSIAVGGLFSLAFAFVHGRFSSLSARGTSAVIAIAAFVAVVLVPAIKYPANPPAVGNPDTIGARTELFFLMIVVSLASLIAAIALSRRLGERFGRWNGAIIAGVAYLVFIGFVLYLLPPINEVPENFSAMVLWRFRTTTLGMHAILWATLGLVFGALAERRLAAKSGLRPAFR; encoded by the coding sequence ATGGTTGGAAAGCTTCTGCTTCGCGGCATGCTCGCGGGCCTGATTGCTGGCATCCTCGTTTTCGCCTTCGCCCATACCTTCGGCGAGCCGCTGGTCGATGCGGCAATCGCCTTCGAGGAAGCGAGCGCCCAGGCGGCGGGCGAAGCTGCCGAACCTGAAATCGTCAGCCGGGCCACGCAGGCCGGCCTCGGCCTTTTCACAGGCGTCATGGCCTACAGCATCGCCGTCGGCGGGCTTTTTTCGCTCGCCTTCGCCTTCGTGCACGGCCGCTTCAGCAGCCTATCGGCGCGCGGCACCTCGGCCGTCATCGCCATTGCCGCCTTCGTGGCGGTCGTGCTCGTTCCCGCCATCAAATATCCGGCCAACCCGCCGGCTGTCGGCAATCCCGATACGATCGGCGCCAGGACCGAACTGTTCTTCCTTATGATCGTTGTTTCGCTCGCGTCGCTGATTGCCGCGATCGCGCTGTCGCGCCGCCTTGGCGAGCGCTTCGGTCGCTGGAACGGCGCGATTATCGCCGGCGTCGCCTATCTCGTCTTCATCGGCTTCGTGCTTTATCTGCTGCCGCCGATCAATGAGGTGCCCGAGAATTTCTCGGCGATGGTGCTCTGGCGGTTCCGCACGACCACGCTCGGAATGCACGCGATCCTTTGGGCAACGCTCGGTCTGGTTTTCGGAGCGCTGGCCGAAAGACGTCTTGCCGCCAAGAGCGGTCTGCGGCCGGCGTTCCGGTGA
- a CDS encoding histidine phosphatase family protein: protein MNMRLTWICHGATSANRKAQFPLDEPLEEKAVEEAARMAALPHADRIVTSPAMRALQTAEALRLEAQIDPSLRDCDHGRWAGRPIEAIEAEEPENLTAWMTEPGVAPHGGESVFDLRKRVAGWMDAQSARSGHVIAISHAAVIRAAVAHVLQAPPSSFWLSDVEPLAILRMTSNGSRWSLRFQH from the coding sequence GTGAATATGCGCCTCACCTGGATCTGCCACGGCGCGACGTCGGCGAACCGCAAGGCCCAGTTTCCGCTCGACGAACCGCTGGAAGAAAAGGCCGTGGAAGAAGCAGCCAGGATGGCCGCCCTCCCCCACGCCGATCGTATTGTCACAAGCCCCGCCATGCGCGCCCTCCAGACGGCTGAGGCGCTCCGTCTCGAAGCGCAGATTGATCCGTCGCTTCGAGATTGCGACCATGGCCGCTGGGCTGGCAGGCCGATCGAGGCGATCGAGGCGGAAGAGCCGGAAAACCTCACGGCCTGGATGACCGAGCCGGGGGTGGCCCCTCACGGCGGCGAGAGTGTTTTCGACCTGCGAAAGCGCGTCGCTGGCTGGATGGATGCCCAGTCCGCCCGAAGCGGTCACGTGATCGCCATCAGCCACGCGGCCGTCATCCGGGCTGCAGTCGCCCACGTGCTTCAGGCGCCACCCTCCTCCTTCTGGCTGAGCGACGTCGAGCCACTCGCCATCCTTCGGATGACCAGCAACGGAAGCCGCTGGTCGCTGCGCTTCCAGCATTAG
- a CDS encoding sensor histidine kinase, which yields MPCWGVKAEREEPDLSSRYRATAALLLVPLVIFAFFTYGSAIATRAYMEEASAQAGTALRLAVSALSGHLNRYEALPALIADHDDIKELVSAPDDMALRDAANLYLKEINGLLKSSDIYVVKPDGETIAASNYDGPGSFVGQNFNYRPYFQEAIEGRQARFYALGTTSLKRGYYFSAPIRVGADIRGVIVFKVDIDMIESSWSGGEYKIFVSDPEGIIFMSGSPEWLYGAILPLTADRIARTEASRRYANAKLTALPVTRHRFEPHDLMTLASDRGASEYLVLSHYMPAEDWTVNVLMETSSIRAQARTALVAVFLILCIAGLAVAVIRQRRARLAERMLMQAEARGELERRVEERTADLARVNSRIEEEIAERRLTEQQLRQTQADLIQAGKLAGLGQMSAALSHEFNQPLAAAKTYTDSAAVLIDRGRTEEARDNIRRIGGLIDRMASISRHLRNFARKPNEKLGPVPLDEAMRDTLEIIAWRLKAADAELRLDLGTRPPVVRAGSVRLQQVLVNVISNAADAVEGLDDRRIEVSAFEAAGKVVLTVRDHGPGVPAAIAERIFDPFFTTKGVGKGLGLGLSISYNIIKDFGGSLTAANHPEGGAVFRVELQSAAGLMPEAAE from the coding sequence ATGCCTTGCTGGGGAGTGAAGGCAGAAAGGGAGGAGCCGGATCTGTCTTCGAGATATCGTGCTACCGCGGCGCTGCTGCTGGTGCCGCTCGTCATCTTCGCCTTCTTCACCTATGGAAGCGCGATTGCGACGCGCGCCTATATGGAGGAGGCTTCCGCTCAGGCGGGAACGGCGCTACGCCTTGCCGTCTCGGCGCTCAGCGGCCACCTCAACCGCTACGAGGCGCTGCCGGCGCTGATCGCCGATCACGACGATATCAAGGAACTGGTCAGCGCGCCCGACGACATGGCACTGCGTGATGCGGCCAATCTCTATCTCAAGGAGATCAACGGGCTCTTAAAATCTTCCGACATCTATGTGGTGAAGCCGGACGGGGAGACGATCGCGGCGAGCAATTACGATGGACCGGGGAGCTTCGTCGGCCAGAATTTCAATTACCGGCCTTATTTCCAGGAGGCGATCGAAGGCCGGCAGGCGCGGTTTTATGCTCTCGGCACCACATCGCTAAAGCGCGGCTACTATTTCTCTGCCCCGATCAGGGTCGGCGCGGATATTCGCGGTGTCATCGTCTTCAAGGTCGATATCGACATGATCGAATCCTCCTGGAGCGGCGGCGAATACAAGATCTTCGTCTCCGATCCCGAGGGCATCATCTTCATGTCCGGCAGCCCGGAATGGCTCTATGGCGCGATCCTGCCGCTGACGGCCGACCGTATCGCCCGCACCGAGGCGTCGCGGCGCTATGCCAATGCGAAGCTGACGGCGCTGCCGGTGACGCGTCATCGCTTCGAGCCGCATGATCTGATGACGCTTGCGAGCGATCGGGGCGCAAGCGAGTATCTGGTGCTGTCGCATTATATGCCGGCCGAGGACTGGACGGTGAATGTGCTGATGGAGACGAGTTCCATCCGCGCCCAGGCGCGCACCGCGCTTGTCGCCGTCTTTCTCATCCTTTGCATCGCAGGCCTTGCTGTGGCGGTCATTCGCCAGCGGCGGGCGCGGCTTGCCGAGCGCATGTTGATGCAGGCCGAAGCGCGGGGCGAGCTGGAGCGGCGGGTGGAGGAGCGCACGGCGGATCTTGCCCGCGTCAACAGCCGCATCGAGGAGGAGATCGCCGAGCGGCGGTTGACCGAGCAGCAGCTTCGCCAGACCCAGGCCGATCTCATCCAGGCGGGCAAACTCGCCGGGCTCGGGCAGATGTCGGCTGCCCTTTCGCATGAATTCAATCAGCCGCTCGCCGCCGCCAAGACCTATACGGACAGCGCTGCCGTTCTGATCGATCGAGGGCGAACGGAGGAGGCGCGCGACAATATAAGGCGGATCGGCGGGCTGATCGACCGCATGGCCTCGATCAGCCGGCACCTGCGCAACTTCGCCCGCAAACCGAATGAGAAGCTCGGGCCGGTCCCCCTCGACGAGGCGATGCGCGACACGCTGGAGATCATCGCCTGGCGGCTGAAGGCGGCGGACGCCGAGCTCCGGCTCGATCTCGGAACGCGGCCGCCGGTGGTGCGCGCCGGTTCGGTACGGCTGCAGCAGGTGCTGGTGAATGTGATCTCCAATGCGGCCGATGCGGTTGAAGGACTGGATGACAGGCGCATCGAGGTTTCGGCCTTCGAGGCGGCCGGCAAGGTGGTGCTGACGGTGCGCGATCACGGACCCGGGGTGCCGGCGGCAATCGCCGAGCGCATCTTCGACCCCTTCTTCACGACCAAGGGTGTGGGCAAGGGGCTCGGCCTCGGGCTTTCGATCTCCTACAATATCATCAAGGATTTCGGCGGCAGCCTGACTGCCGCCAATCATCCTGAAGGGGGCGCGGTGTTCCGCGTCGAGTTGCAATCGGCGGCTGGGCTGATGCCGGAGGCAGCCGAATGA
- a CDS encoding sulfite oxidase-like oxidoreductase: protein MSDDQTPADSKLTNSKRRWASEGKFLTGRISRPEAERLPPGQHLVKNWPVLDLGQQPVISTGSWRLEVRGLVETTLTLTWTEFQAIEQSTRISDIHCVTTWSRYDNKWNGVSTRDLLDRAMPRPEAAYVMLTSYDGYTTNLPLADFAAEDAILATSWEGLPLTPEHGGPLRLVVPHLYFWKSAKWLRRIELIAADEAGFWEKNGYHMYGDPWREQRYSDD, encoded by the coding sequence ATGAGCGACGACCAGACGCCCGCCGACAGCAAGCTCACAAACTCCAAGCGCCGCTGGGCATCCGAGGGCAAGTTCCTGACCGGCCGCATCAGCCGTCCCGAGGCCGAGCGCCTGCCGCCCGGCCAGCACCTCGTCAAGAACTGGCCGGTGCTCGATCTCGGCCAGCAACCGGTCATTTCAACCGGGAGCTGGCGGCTTGAAGTACGCGGCCTGGTCGAAACGACACTCACCCTCACCTGGACGGAATTCCAGGCGATCGAGCAGAGCACCAGGATCAGCGACATCCACTGCGTCACCACCTGGTCGCGCTACGATAACAAATGGAACGGCGTTTCGACGCGGGATCTGCTCGATCGCGCCATGCCGAGGCCGGAAGCAGCCTACGTGATGCTGACGAGCTACGACGGCTACACCACCAATCTGCCGCTCGCCGATTTCGCCGCCGAGGATGCGATCCTGGCGACCTCCTGGGAAGGCCTGCCGCTGACACCGGAGCACGGAGGCCCGTTGCGGCTCGTCGTGCCGCATCTCTATTTCTGGAAGAGCGCCAAATGGCTGCGCCGCATCGAGTTGATCGCCGCCGACGAGGCCGGCTTCTGGGAAAAGAACGGCTACCATATGTATGGCGATCCGTGGCGCGAGCAGCGCTATTCCGACGACTGA
- a CDS encoding bifunctional diguanylate cyclase/phosphodiesterase, which translates to MPVFFQSRAGRQCMSIVGLGITLWLLATLLRFDDSLVSFMTAFREYGADKLVLGLGIAGTMSFIYSVLRIADLRKEMELRAAAQAKADWTATHDHLTKLPNRYAFERKILSRPVRSDEAEIEEWNQNVTIFSVDLDGFKKVNDLVGHKGGDVLLVEVAKRICALGNADCVYRFGGDEFIVVAFALTTQREERFAKLLIQAVTRPIHIDGFAVEVGASVGYDRWVEGSEPLEDAAHRADLAMYEAKSRGPNHHLVFENSMQDRVTERASLETRLRAAIANKAIKPFYQPLIDLKTGQLCGFEALARWIGEDGVNIPPTVFIDIAEETGMITALFEDLLAQACSDALTWPEHVTLSFNVSPVQMEDRLLTSRILKVLSASRLPPQRLEVEITENALIQDPAIAAVILEELHAAGIQIALDDFGTGYSSLAQLARYRFDKIKIDKSFIATYRDDERQEKIVRAMLGLGRSLNIKTTAEGVEEHGQLAFLLQLGCDIGQGYLFGKAMPAAEASIFIRDRNVNLASTA; encoded by the coding sequence ATGCCGGTGTTTTTCCAGAGCAGAGCCGGAAGGCAATGCATGTCGATCGTCGGTTTGGGGATTACCCTCTGGCTCCTAGCTACATTGCTGCGGTTCGACGACAGCCTGGTTTCCTTCATGACCGCTTTCCGTGAATACGGCGCCGACAAGCTCGTTCTGGGACTCGGCATCGCCGGCACCATGAGCTTCATCTACTCGGTGCTGCGTATTGCCGATCTGCGCAAGGAAATGGAACTGCGCGCCGCCGCCCAGGCAAAGGCCGACTGGACGGCAACGCACGACCATCTGACCAAGCTGCCGAACCGCTATGCCTTCGAGCGCAAAATCCTCTCACGGCCGGTCAGAAGCGACGAGGCCGAAATCGAGGAATGGAACCAAAACGTCACCATCTTCTCCGTCGACCTCGACGGCTTCAAAAAGGTCAACGATCTCGTCGGCCACAAGGGCGGCGACGTCTTGTTGGTCGAAGTTGCCAAACGCATCTGCGCGCTCGGCAATGCCGATTGCGTCTACCGCTTCGGCGGTGACGAATTCATCGTCGTCGCCTTTGCCCTGACGACACAACGCGAGGAGCGCTTCGCCAAGCTGCTGATCCAGGCCGTCACCCGCCCGATTCATATCGATGGTTTTGCCGTCGAAGTCGGCGCCAGCGTCGGCTACGATCGTTGGGTCGAGGGCAGCGAGCCGCTGGAAGACGCCGCCCACCGTGCCGATCTCGCCATGTATGAGGCCAAATCACGCGGCCCCAACCATCATCTCGTCTTCGAAAATTCGATGCAGGATAGGGTAACGGAACGCGCCTCCTTGGAAACCAGACTGCGCGCCGCGATCGCCAATAAGGCGATCAAGCCTTTCTATCAACCGCTGATTGATCTGAAGACCGGCCAGCTTTGCGGTTTCGAAGCCCTCGCGCGCTGGATCGGCGAGGATGGCGTCAACATTCCGCCGACTGTTTTCATCGACATTGCCGAGGAAACCGGGATGATCACCGCCTTGTTCGAGGATCTCCTTGCGCAGGCCTGCAGCGATGCGCTCACCTGGCCGGAGCATGTCACGTTGTCCTTCAACGTCTCGCCGGTGCAGATGGAAGACAGGCTGCTGACGTCACGCATCCTCAAGGTCCTTTCGGCAAGCCGGCTACCGCCGCAACGCCTGGAAGTTGAGATCACCGAAAACGCGCTGATTCAGGATCCCGCTATCGCCGCCGTCATTCTCGAAGAGCTGCACGCGGCCGGCATTCAGATCGCTCTCGATGATTTCGGCACAGGCTATTCGAGCCTCGCCCAGCTCGCCCGCTACCGCTTCGACAAGATCAAGATCGACAAAAGCTTCATCGCCACCTATCGCGATGACGAACGCCAGGAAAAAATCGTCCGCGCCATGCTTGGCCTCGGCAGAAGCCTCAATATCAAGACGACTGCGGAAGGTGTCGAGGAGCATGGCCAGCTTGCCTTCCTGCTGCAGCTCGGCTGCGACATCGGCCAGGGTTACCTTTTCGGCAAGGCGATGCCCGCCGCCGAGGCGAGCATCTTCATCCGCGATCGCAACGTCAATCTGGCGTCAACGGCCTGA
- a CDS encoding CbtB domain-containing protein, which produces MSDTTFAPVAAPAPIPVGEILPWAIFGGLLMLIVLYFVGTEEGAMALFNGMYVHEFVHDGRHLLGFPCH; this is translated from the coding sequence ATGTCTGACACCACTTTCGCGCCTGTCGCGGCGCCGGCGCCGATCCCTGTAGGGGAAATCCTTCCCTGGGCGATCTTCGGCGGTCTGCTGATGCTCATCGTTCTTTATTTCGTCGGCACCGAGGAGGGCGCGATGGCGCTGTTCAACGGCATGTATGTGCACGAATTCGTGCATGACGGCCGCCATCTCCTCGGATTTCCCTGCCACTAA